DNA sequence from the Streptomyces sp. NBC_01497 genome:
ATGAACGTGGCGGGCGGCACGGCCCGCTGCCGTTGAACGCCGCGCCCACCGGATCCGGTGCTTCCGCAGGAGGACCCGCCGGCAGGCCACGCCGACCTCCGTGAGACCGGGGGAGTGATGAGGGACGGCTCCCGGTGGTCCCGAGCCGAGCGCGACGCCGCTGGGGAGCGCGTCGCCGTCCGGCCCGGCTCGTACGGCGGCGGCCCGCGTACAGGAGGGACTCGTACACGGGTGCGGACGTTGCGGCGATCGAGCGGCCGGGGACCGACGCCCACGCCGTCCACGATCGGCGTTGCCCGCAGGATCGTGGGGCGGGGGCCCGGAGGAGCACACCCGCTGGGCGGCCGGCGGTGCGAGCCCCATGAGCCGGCGGCGATCAGGCCCGGGTACTGTCGACGGGTGCTGCGAACGTTGCTGACCCGCCGGTGGGTGATCCTGACCCTGGTGCTGGCTGCCCTTGTCCCGACCTTCTACCGGTTGGGTCTGTGGCAGTACCACAGGTACCAGCAGGCCAACGAGCTCAATCAGATGATCGACCGCAATCAGAGCGCCAAGCCCGTGCCGGTCACCTCGCTGTCCGAGCCCGGCGGCACGGTGCCGTTCTCCCGGACGTACCGCACCGTGTCGGCGACCGGCCACTACGACGCCGCGCACCAGTTCGTCGTCCGCCAGCGCACCAACGCCTCCGGCGACGTCGGCTTCCAGGTCGTCACACCGCTGGTCACGTCCACCGGCGAGGCGGTTCTCGTCAACCGGGGCTGGGTGGCGCCCGCGTCACAGAGCGGTACGGCCTTCCCGCACGTTCCCGGGGTTCCCACGGGCACCGTCACGGTGACCGGCCGGCTGCGCCCGGACGAGACCTACGCCTCCACCGGCATCCACAAGCGTCCCAGCCTGCCGCCGCGCCAGTCCGTGATCATCAACAGCGCGGAGCAGGCGGGGGACGTCTCCGTACCGCTGGTGTCGGGGTACATGGAACTGACCGCCACCACCCCGGCGCTCCCCGCCGCGGACGAGGCCGAACTCACGCCCGGCCCGCAGGAGGACTCCAACTCGATGGCCGTCATCGGCCAGGGCGTGCACCTGCCGTACGCGATCCAGTGGTGGATCTTCGCCGCCGCCGTGCCGGTGGGGTGGTGGATCCTGCTCCGCCGCGACACCGAGATCGACGAGGAGGCACGGGCCGCGGAAGGCACCGCCGGGGAGCCTCCCCGTCCGGGAGCGGAGAACGCCGATCCGGTGGACGGGACGCCCGGGGAGGACGCGCCCTCGCAGGCGGGTGACGCGGATCAGCCCGCCGCAACCCCGGCGCCCGTACCGGCCGTCGGCACCGGCGTCTCGCCCGCCGCCGACCTGTACGCCCTCATCGGCCGGGACCAGCGGCGCCGCTACCCGCGGGGCTGAACCGGACCGGACCACGCCGCGCCTTCGCCGCGAGAGCCCTGCTTCACGAGTTCCGCCGCGCGTTCCGCGATGGCGTACGTCGTCGCGTTGGTGTTCGCGGAGACGATGGCAGGCATCACCGAGGCGTCGGCCACGCGCAGTCCGGCCAGGCCCCGTACCCGCAGTCCGGTGTCGACCACGGCCATGGCGTCGTCGCCGATCGCGCATGTGCCGCAGTAGTGGAAGTAGCACATGAGGCTCTGCCGCAGGTACGCACGGACGGCTTGCCCGTCCCGGACGTCCGGGCCCGGGAGAGCTTCCTCGCCCCGCCAGCCTGCCAGTGCCCCGGCCTGCCCGATCTCCCGGGCCACGCGCAGTCCGGCGCCCATCGTGGCGATGTCGCGTTCGTCGCCGAGGTAGTCAGGATCGACCAGCGGTGTGTCCCGTACGTCAGGCCCGGCGAGGCGCACGGTGCCGCTGCTGTACGGGTTCATCGCCGAGAAGGCGATCGCGTAACCGTCGTCGGGCCCGGGCAGCGTGGGCGCCCTCAAGGGCATGCTCGCGAAGAGGATCTGGAGGTCGGGTGCGTCGGCGGTGCCGTCCGTCCGCACCAGACCGAGCGCTTCCCCAGGCGGGTTGCCCGGCGTGACGGGCACGGGGCGTCGGGACGCGTAGGTGAGCGTCGACAGGGGATGGTCCTGGAGGTTGGCTCCCACACCCGGCAGGTCCAGCGCGGTCTCCACTCCCGCCTCCCGCAGGTGCTCCGGCGGCCCGACACCGGACACCATCAGCAACTGCGGCGAACCGATCGCGCCGGCACAGAGTACGACCTCCCGGTCGCACTCCACCGGGACCGACCGGTCGCCCGCCGTGTACACGACCCCGACGCAGCGGCCGTCGACGATGCGCAGCCGCCGTACCAGTACGTCGGAGAGCACCCGCAGGTTGGGCCGGTCGAGGACCGGGCGCAGGTAGGCGTCCGCGGCACTCTGCCGGACGCCACTGACGATGTTGTTGTCACACCAGCCGAAACCGACTTCCAGCCCGGCGCTGACGTCCGTCGCCCGGTGGTGCCCGGCCTCCAGGGCGGCCCCGACGCATGCTTCCACCACGGGGTTGGGTTCCGTGGCGGGAGCCACCGTCAGCGGCCCGCCCACCCCGCGCGCGGAACTGCCGTGCCCCGGAGCGTTCTCGCTGCGCCTGAAGAACGGCAGGAGGTCGTCGTACCCCCAGCCGGCGGCCCCCCGCCCCGGCCAGCTGTCGTAGCTCGACCGGTGACCCCTCAGGAAGTTCATGCCGTTGATGCTCGACGACCCCCCGAGCCCCCGTCCGCGCGGTAGGGGTATCTCCGTACCGGTGAACGCCTGCTCGGTGGTCGTGCCGCCCCAGTCGGCGCTGCCTCCCACCAGGGCGGGCCACGCCCGCGGCACCGCCATCATGTCCAGCGGGCGTTCGGCGCCCGCCTCAAGGAGCAGGACCCGCACACTCGCATCCTCGGAGAGCCGCGACGCCAGCACACATCCCGCCGTGCCCGCGCCGACGACAACGTAGTCGTAGTTCGCAGATTCCATGATGACGTCCTTCGCGGTGACGACCCGTGGGAGGCGCCGGAACGCGGTCCGTCGTGGTGACCCGCGCCGTGTTCGCGGCCCCCGACGCGGCCGCCCGCCCGGCACAACGGCGCCCCGGTGAGCGGAACACGGCTTGCGCGAGAGGCGGGGCGCGCCCGCGCGCCGTCCACCGGGAAGGGCAGCCGTCCTTGGCGGGCGGCCGGCGGCCGGCGCTCGCTCAGGGCCGGGGCGTGAGCAGATCCGAGAGCCGGATGCGTTCGTAGAAGTCCTCGCGGACGTGGTCCGCGACGTCGCTCGCCTCTTCGGAGCCGTCGTGCGCGGGGTCCACGGTGACACGGAACGGCCGCCGGCCCTTGGGTGTGTCGACGACCCGCACGATGGTCCTGGCCACCTCGGTGGGATCGGCGTCCGGCGGCGCGAGTTCGGCCAGCCGCTCGGCGACGTCGTCCATGAGCCCCGGGTAGAGCTCGTCGTAAACCTGCGCGGTCTCCTTGTCGTCCGGGGACATGGCGTGGGCGAAGTGGTTCGTCCCGGAGGTGAAGGAGCCGGGAATGACCATCGCCGAGTCGATGCCGAACCGGGAGAGTTCGACCGCGTAGCTCTTGGCCACGTGGTCCTCCG
Encoded proteins:
- a CDS encoding SURF1 family cytochrome oxidase biogenesis protein — encoded protein: MLRTLLTRRWVILTLVLAALVPTFYRLGLWQYHRYQQANELNQMIDRNQSAKPVPVTSLSEPGGTVPFSRTYRTVSATGHYDAAHQFVVRQRTNASGDVGFQVVTPLVTSTGEAVLVNRGWVAPASQSGTAFPHVPGVPTGTVTVTGRLRPDETYASTGIHKRPSLPPRQSVIINSAEQAGDVSVPLVSGYMELTATTPALPAADEAELTPGPQEDSNSMAVIGQGVHLPYAIQWWIFAAAVPVGWWILLRRDTEIDEEARAAEGTAGEPPRPGAENADPVDGTPGEDAPSQAGDADQPAATPAPVPAVGTGVSPAADLYALIGRDQRRRYPRG
- a CDS encoding GMC family oxidoreductase — its product is MESANYDYVVVGAGTAGCVLASRLSEDASVRVLLLEAGAERPLDMMAVPRAWPALVGGSADWGGTTTEQAFTGTEIPLPRGRGLGGSSSINGMNFLRGHRSSYDSWPGRGAAGWGYDDLLPFFRRSENAPGHGSSARGVGGPLTVAPATEPNPVVEACVGAALEAGHHRATDVSAGLEVGFGWCDNNIVSGVRQSAADAYLRPVLDRPNLRVLSDVLVRRLRIVDGRCVGVVYTAGDRSVPVECDREVVLCAGAIGSPQLLMVSGVGPPEHLREAGVETALDLPGVGANLQDHPLSTLTYASRRPVPVTPGNPPGEALGLVRTDGTADAPDLQILFASMPLRAPTLPGPDDGYAIAFSAMNPYSSGTVRLAGPDVRDTPLVDPDYLGDERDIATMGAGLRVAREIGQAGALAGWRGEEALPGPDVRDGQAVRAYLRQSLMCYFHYCGTCAIGDDAMAVVDTGLRVRGLAGLRVADASVMPAIVSANTNATTYAIAERAAELVKQGSRGEGAAWSGPVQPRG